GGTGACGGTGGTGCCCGATCAACACTCCGCGGGTGTGCCGTGGCCGCCGAGCAACCCGCGCGGGGCGCTCGCCGTTCTCGTGAGCGGCGGGTCCGACAGCGCGATCCTGCTGGCCGAAGCCGTTCGTGCGTACCCAGCGGTGTTCCCGCTCTACGTTCGCACCGGGTTGCACTGGGAAGAAGTTGAGAGAGCGCACCTCGATCGCTTCCTGGAAGCCATTCGCGCACCGACACTTCGCCCGCTCCGCGCCCTGGATGAACCGATTCGCGATGTGTACGGCGCCCACTGGAGCGTGTCGGGCGCGGGCACGCCCGGCGCCGATTCGCCGGACGAAGCCGTGTTCCTCCCCGGGCGCAACGTGCTCCTACTCGCCAAGCCGCTCCTCTGGTGCCACCTGAACGGCGTACCGGAGATCGCCACCGCACCGCTCGGTGCGAACCCGTTCCCCGACGCGACCCCTCGGTTCTACGATGACTTCGCGGCGATCGTGAGTTCGGCCGTGAACGGGAGCGTCCGCGTGCTCCGCCCGTACTCCGCGTTACACAAAGTCGATGTGCTGCGCCGCGGGCGCGGGCTGCCACTAGAACACACGTTCTCGTGCCTCCGGCCCGTTGGCGAGTTGC
The Gemmata palustris DNA segment above includes these coding regions:
- a CDS encoding 7-cyano-7-deazaguanine synthase, whose product is MGTPVTVVPDQHSAGVPWPPSNPRGALAVLVSGGSDSAILLAEAVRAYPAVFPLYVRTGLHWEEVERAHLDRFLEAIRAPTLRPLRALDEPIRDVYGAHWSVSGAGTPGADSPDEAVFLPGRNVLLLAKPLLWCHLNGVPEIATAPLGANPFPDATPRFYDDFAAIVSSAVNGSVRVLRPYSALHKVDVLRRGRGLPLEHTFSCLRPVGELHCGACNKCAERKHGFRDAEMPDPTRYAS